A stretch of the Panicum virgatum strain AP13 chromosome 9N, P.virgatum_v5, whole genome shotgun sequence genome encodes the following:
- the LOC120689545 gene encoding ent-copalyl diphosphate synthase AN1, chloroplastic-like isoform X4, with product MKLLTLPPAAAAGSSPPCPSFVLKGTAPFAATQSGPCRIWGKAAATGPRGTRVARWRAQARTTTTQADNVSAAPPPAQVFQTTHIEDDTEITKWPSKPQDLDDYQLIPGVDGTDLQPLIDQVRAMLRSMNDGDISISAYDTAWVALVPKLDGGAPQFPATVRWIVDNQLPDGSWGDSALFSAYDRMTNTLACIVALTKWSLEPEKCKTGLSFLHENMWRLAEEEQESMPIGFEIVLPSLIQIARNLGIDFPYDHPALHSIYSNREIKLKRIPKDMMHRVPTSILHSLEGMPDLDWAKLLNLQSSDGSFLYSPSATAYALMQTGDKKCFEYIDRIVKKFNGGVPNVYPVDLFERIWAVDRLERLGISRYFQHEIKQCMDYVNRHWTEEGICWARNSNVKDVDDTAMAFRLLRLHGYNVSQSVFKNFEKDGEFFCFVGQSNQAVTGMYNLNRASQIGFQSEDILHRARIFSYEFLRQREAQGMLHDKWIIAKDLAGEVQYTLDFPWYASLPRVEARTYLDQYGGKDDVWIGKTLYRMPLVNNDVYLKLARTDFNNCQVLHQLECHGLQMWYNENRLETFGVSPQEVLRTYFLAASCIFEPSHAVERLTWAQTSLLANAISTHIQTILSDKKRLECFVHCLYEENDQSWIKTNPSDDIILERALRKLIDLLAQEAQPIYEGQRFIRSLLSLVWTEWMIQKTNKQDNNYNKSSGTERHIHDKQTYLLIVQSIEICVGRIGEATSVINNKDSDQFVHLACTICDSLNHKVSIFQGTEKNEATMNCIDKEIQLNMQELTQLFLLRSDEKTSNSKTKQTLWDVLRSSYYASHSPQHVINRHVSKVIFEPV from the exons ATGAAGCTCCTCACCCTGCCGCCGGCAGCAGCCGCTGGGTCGTCGCCACCGTGCCCTTCCTTTGTCCTGAAAG GCACCGCTCCTTTTGCAGCAACTCAATCAGGTCCATGCCGCATCTGGGGCAAAGCTGCAGCGACGGGGCCCCGCGGCACGCGCGTCGCCCGGTGGAGGGCGCAGGCCCGGACGACGACAACGCAGGCCGACAACGTatccgctgctcctcctcctgctcaag TGTTCCAAACAACCCACATCGAAGACGATACTGAAATCACAAAATGGCCTAGCAAACCACAGGATCTTGATGACTACCAATTGATCCCTGGG GTTGATGGGACGGACTTGCAGCCACTCATCGATCAGGTGAGGGCAATGCTAAGATCAATGAATGACGGGGATATCAGCATCTCGGCGTATGACACAGCGTGGGTTGCACTGGTGCCCAAGCTGGATGGTGGAGCACCACAGTTCCCAGCCACCGTGCGTTGGATCGTCGACAACCAGCTGCCTGACGGCTCATGGGGCGATTCGGCCTTGTTCTCTGCCTATGACCGTATGACAAACACCCTGGCCTGTATCGTCGCGCTGACGAAATGGTCTCTTGAGCCCGAAAAATGCAAGACAG GGCTATCTTTTCTCCATGAGAACATGTGGAGGTTAGCAGAGGAAGAGCAAGAGTCAATGCCCATCGGCTTCGAAATCGTACTCCCTTCTCTCATTCAGATAGCTAGGAACTTGGGCATTGACTTTCCATATGATCATCCGGCTTTACACAGCATATATTCGAACAGGGAAATCAAGCTGAAGAG GATCCCGAAGGACATGATGCATAGAGTTCCTACGTCAATTCTGCATAGCCTTGAAGGAATGCCTGATCTGGATTGGGCCAAGCTTCTAAATCTTCAATCAAGTGATGGATCCTTCTTGTATTCTCCTTCAGCTACTGCATATGCGCTTATGCAAACTGGTGACAAGAAGTGCTTTGAATATATCGATAGGATAGTCAAAAAGTTCAACGGAGGAG TCCCCAATGTTTATCCGGTCGATCTTTTTGAGCGCATCTGGGCCGTTGATCGACTAGAGCGACTCGGGATCTCCCGTTACTTCCAACATGAGATCAAACAATGCATGGACTATGTGAACAG GCACTGGACTGAAGAAGGGATTTGCTGGGCTAGGAACTCTAATGTTAAAGATGTGGATGACACGGCGATGGCTTTTCGACTACTACGGCTACATGGATACAATGTGTCCCAAA GTGTGTTTAAGAACTTTGAGAAGGATGGAGAGTTCTTTTGTTTTGTGGGACAATCAAACCAAGCTGTCACTGGGATGTATAACCTCAACAGAGCCTCTCAGATAGGATTTCAATCTGAGGATATATTGCACCGTGCAAGGATTTTCTCATATGAGTTTCTCAGACAAAGAGAAGCCCAAGGCATGCTCCATGATAAATGGATAATTGCAAAGGATCTAGCTGGCGAG GTACAATATACATTAGACTTTCCTTGGTATGCGAGCTTGCCTCGCGTGGAGGCAAGAACCTATCTAGATCAGTATGGTGGTAAGGATGATGTTTGGATTGGAAAGACTCTCTACAG GATGCCTCTTGTGAATAATGATGTATATCTGAAGTTGGCAAGAACAGATTTCAACAATTGCCAAGTTCTACATCAGCTTGAATGTCACGGACTTCAAAT GTGGTACAACGAGAATCGCCTTGAGACTTTTGGAGTGTCACCACAAGAAGTTTTAAGAACTTATTTTTTAGCAGCATCATGCATCTTCGAACCAAGCCATGCTGTTGAGCGGCTCACATGGGCTCAAACATCATTGCTTGCCAATGCTATTTCTACACATATCCAAACTATTTTGTCGGACAAGAAAAGATTGGAATGTTTCGTACATTGTCTATACGAAGAAAATGATCAATCATG GATTAAAACCAATCCTAGTGATGATATTATTCTTGAGAGGGCGCTTCGGAAACTTATTGACTTATTGGCACAAGAAGCACAACCAATTTACGAAGGGCAAAGGTTCATACGGAGTCTCCTGAGTCTTGTA TGGACTGAATGGATGATACAAAAGACAAATAAACAAGACAACAATTATAACAAATCTAGTGGTACAGAACGACACATACATGATAAGCAAACTTATCTGCTTATAGTTCAAAGTATTGAGATTTGTGTTGGACGAATTGGTGAGGCTACATCCGTGATAAACAACAAGGACAGTGATCAGTTTGTTCATCTCGCGTGCACTATTTGTGACAGTCTTAACCACAAGGTGTCAATATTCCAG GGTACCGAGAAAAATGAAGCAACAATGAATTGCATTGACAAGGAAATTCAGTTGAATATGCAAGAGCTTACTCAGCTTTTCCTCCTGAGATCAGATGAGAAAACCAGTAATAGCAAGACCAAGCAAACCTTATGGGATGTCCTGAGAAGCTCTTACTATGCTAGTCATTCCCCACAACATGTTATCAATAGACATGTTTCAAAGGTTATCTTTGAGCCTGTTTAA